In Colwellia sp. M166, a genomic segment contains:
- the efp gene encoding elongation factor P — protein MANFSTNQFKAGLKLMIDGEPCNIIDNEIVKPGKGQAFNRIKIRKLISGKVLEKTYKSGESVEGADVMDSELGYLYADGEFWHFMNNETFEQIAADEKAVGDVAKWLAEGDICTITFWNGNPISVDPPNFVELAITETDPGLKGDTAGTGGKPATLVTGAVVRVPLFVQIGDVVKVDTRTGDYVSRAGKS, from the coding sequence ATGGCTAATTTTAGCACTAACCAGTTCAAAGCTGGACTTAAATTAATGATTGATGGTGAACCTTGTAACATTATCGATAATGAAATCGTAAAACCAGGTAAAGGGCAAGCATTTAACCGGATTAAAATTCGTAAGTTGATATCAGGTAAGGTATTGGAGAAAACTTATAAGTCGGGTGAAAGTGTTGAAGGTGCCGATGTTATGGATTCAGAGCTTGGCTATTTATATGCTGACGGTGAGTTTTGGCACTTTATGAATAACGAAACCTTTGAGCAAATTGCTGCTGACGAAAAAGCAGTTGGTGATGTAGCTAAATGGTTAGCTGAAGGTGATATTTGTACTATCACATTTTGGAACGGTAACCCTATCTCGGTCGATCCACCTAACTTTGTTGAATTAGCTATTACTGAAACAGACCCTGGCCTAAAAGGTGACACTGCTGGCACCGGCGGCAAGCCAGCAACACTCGTTACCGGTGCTGTAGTGCGTGTACCACTATTTGTACAAATAGGTGATGTAGTTAAAGTTGACACCCGTACCGGTGATTATGTTTCACGTGCTGGTAAGTCTTAG
- a CDS encoding DUF3016 domain-containing protein: MKQSIMYLISALVVLGQFSHAQAAEVEVKWSNSDKYSDIDAGEEHRKHFKERTFKSFEKHFAELAASLPENQKLILDITDVDLAGDVNFSGIKRIRVVKSIYFPRIDFSYQLLNADNKVIKGKEVSLKDLGFLSHTGLRYRNKTLSYEKEMLDDWFRETFADDVIK, translated from the coding sequence ATGAAACAATCAATCATGTATTTAATATCTGCGCTAGTGGTATTAGGGCAATTTAGCCATGCACAAGCTGCGGAGGTTGAAGTTAAGTGGTCAAATTCAGATAAATATTCCGATATTGATGCTGGTGAAGAACATCGAAAACATTTTAAAGAAAGAACATTTAAGTCTTTTGAAAAGCACTTTGCTGAGTTGGCAGCATCATTGCCTGAAAATCAAAAGCTTATACTCGATATTACTGATGTAGATTTAGCTGGTGACGTTAACTTTAGTGGCATTAAACGTATTCGTGTTGTTAAGAGTATATATTTTCCACGTATAGATTTTAGTTATCAATTACTAAATGCTGATAATAAGGTGATTAAAGGTAAAGAGGTATCATTGAAAGATTTAGGCTTTTTATCACATACGGGTTTAAGGTATCGAAATAAAACATTAAGTTACGAGAAAGAAATGCTTGATGACTGGTTTAGAGAAACCTTTGCCGATGATGTTATAAAATAA
- the epmB gene encoding EF-P beta-lysylation protein EpmB, with the protein MNIEMPQIITQISDKLHTSWQKELANVITDPKTLVELLDIPPENYQQHFAARKLFPVRVPRTLLSRIKKGDFNDPILKQVMPLDVEFSVTDGYVEDPLEEHDTVAPGLLHKYKHRVLMMVKTGCAINCRYCFRRHFPYADNSPNKIRWQQALGYIRNHSEINEVIFSGGDPLMASDEHLQWLITEIEQITHIKRLRIHTRLPIVIPQRITPALVSTLAKTRLKATIVFHINHANEVDENVIQAIEPLRTARVPLFNQSVLLKGINDNADILAELSERLFDAGIQPYYLHLFDKVQAVAHFDLTEAEAKKIIIELMAILPGYLMPKLVREIAGEASKTPINLA; encoded by the coding sequence TTGAATATAGAAATGCCGCAAATAATAACCCAAATCAGCGATAAATTGCACACTTCTTGGCAAAAAGAATTAGCAAATGTTATTACAGATCCAAAAACCTTAGTCGAGTTGCTCGATATTCCACCAGAAAACTATCAACAACACTTTGCCGCGCGTAAATTATTTCCAGTGCGTGTGCCACGGACTTTACTATCTCGTATTAAAAAAGGCGACTTTAATGACCCTATTCTAAAACAAGTAATGCCATTAGATGTCGAGTTTTCAGTGACAGATGGCTACGTAGAAGATCCACTCGAAGAACACGACACAGTAGCGCCTGGGCTTTTACATAAGTACAAACATCGGGTATTGATGATGGTAAAAACCGGCTGCGCCATTAACTGTCGTTATTGTTTTCGCCGCCATTTTCCATATGCTGACAATAGCCCAAATAAAATTCGCTGGCAGCAAGCGTTGGGCTATATTCGAAATCATTCTGAGATCAACGAAGTTATTTTTAGTGGTGGCGACCCATTAATGGCCAGCGATGAACATTTACAATGGTTAATTACTGAAATTGAGCAGATTACTCATATTAAACGTTTACGTATTCATACCCGCTTGCCAATTGTTATTCCACAGCGCATAACGCCAGCATTGGTTAGCACCCTAGCAAAAACAAGATTAAAAGCCACTATTGTGTTTCATATTAATCATGCCAATGAAGTTGATGAAAATGTTATTCAAGCCATTGAACCTTTACGTACGGCAAGAGTGCCATTATTTAATCAAAGTGTATTACTTAAAGGAATTAACGATAACGCAGATATTCTCGCAGAGCTCAGTGAACGCTTATTTGATGCTGGCATCCAACCCTACTACTTACACCTATTCGATAAAGTGCAAGCCGTTGCTCATTTCGATTTAACCGAAGCAGAGGCAAAAAAAATAATTATCGAGCTGATGGCGATTTTACCGGGTTATTTAATGCCAAAACTTGTCAGAGAAATTGCCGGAGAGGCCAGTAAAACGCCGATCAATTTAGCTTAA
- a CDS encoding PAS domain-containing methyl-accepting chemotaxis protein: protein MNLDRTSKEQTFNESEILLSITDLDSHIKYANAEFCKIAGYSKDELKDQPHNIVRHPDMPKQAFADLWSVIQQGKSWMGPVKNKCKNGDYYWVNAYVTPIKDESGNNIEYQSVRTKLDNKVKKRAERLYSKLNKDGMPLELKYQIDQTFWSQLALFIFTLASLTLAITTELSLVVTLPFVLIGMVSSLFSLAWRRKYKKVLKAADDVFSNSLMSYIYSGHNDAIGTVELALAMRKAEINAVVGRVSDVSLHVSDSALTAAEKSNQVSQSLNEQRNESEQVATAINEMSTTVQDLARTITLTAQSAEHGQTLTQVGQETIVASVKAIHDLSLQLAEVDNMITKLSNGSKSIYTVLSEISSIADQTNLLALNAAIEAARAGEQGRGFAVVAEEVRALALRTQQSTEEIRNLLTQLQIDSDNAVDSMSKGNALSASCVSLSSEAGEALQNIHNEVTSISDATSQIATAIEEQSVVTEQVSQNIVRINDLTILCDENSQESSTLSSNLLDIISDQEPLIAQFRR, encoded by the coding sequence ATGAATTTAGATCGTACATCTAAAGAACAAACGTTTAATGAATCAGAAATATTACTTTCAATTACTGATTTAGATAGTCATATAAAATATGCGAACGCCGAATTTTGTAAAATTGCCGGCTATAGTAAAGATGAACTGAAAGACCAACCTCATAATATTGTTAGACACCCCGATATGCCTAAGCAAGCGTTTGCAGACTTGTGGTCAGTTATTCAGCAAGGTAAATCATGGATGGGGCCAGTAAAAAATAAATGTAAAAATGGTGATTATTATTGGGTTAATGCTTATGTCACTCCAATTAAAGATGAATCAGGTAATAATATTGAATATCAATCGGTGAGAACAAAGTTAGATAATAAAGTTAAAAAACGTGCGGAACGTTTATATTCGAAATTAAATAAGGATGGAATGCCTCTTGAGTTGAAGTACCAAATTGATCAAACATTTTGGAGTCAATTGGCTTTATTTATCTTTACTTTAGCCAGCTTAACTTTAGCTATAACTACTGAATTAAGCCTAGTGGTGACACTGCCATTTGTCTTGATTGGTATGGTTAGTTCTTTATTTTCGCTAGCATGGCGTAGAAAGTATAAGAAAGTCTTAAAAGCAGCGGATGATGTTTTTTCCAATTCATTAATGAGCTATATTTATTCTGGTCATAACGATGCTATTGGTACGGTTGAGTTAGCGCTAGCTATGCGTAAAGCGGAAATTAATGCGGTTGTTGGCAGAGTGAGTGACGTATCACTTCATGTTAGTGATAGTGCATTGACGGCTGCTGAGAAAAGTAATCAAGTATCACAAAGCTTAAATGAACAACGTAATGAATCAGAGCAAGTTGCGACAGCGATAAACGAAATGTCGACTACCGTGCAAGATTTAGCGAGAACTATTACGCTGACGGCTCAATCGGCGGAACATGGCCAAACATTAACCCAAGTAGGTCAAGAGACCATCGTTGCTTCTGTTAAGGCTATTCATGATTTGTCTCTGCAATTGGCCGAGGTTGATAATATGATCACTAAACTATCTAATGGTAGTAAGTCTATATATACGGTCTTATCTGAAATTAGTAGTATTGCTGATCAAACAAATTTACTGGCTCTAAATGCGGCTATTGAAGCAGCAAGGGCTGGTGAGCAAGGACGAGGCTTTGCTGTTGTTGCTGAAGAAGTCAGAGCATTAGCATTGAGAACGCAACAATCAACAGAAGAAATTAGAAACTTACTGACCCAATTACAAATAGACTCTGATAACGCTGTAGACTCTATGAGCAAAGGAAACGCGTTGTCAGCTAGCTGTGTGTCACTTTCAAGTGAAGCGGGTGAAGCGCTGCAAAATATACATAACGAAGTAACTTCAATTTCAGATGCAACTTCTCAGATAGCAACAGCGATAGAAGAGCAATCAGTTGTTACCGAGCAAGTAAGCCAAAATATTGTGCGTATTAATGATTTGACTATTTTGTGCGATGAAAATAGTCAAGAGTCGAGTACACTGTCATCAAACCTGCTTGATATAATCTCAGATCAAGAGCCATTAATTGCTCAATTTAGGCGTTAA